The genomic window ACTGTAATACACAAGCTATAGTCAgtggatattctcactctgtctgcagCCCCTCCCAAGCCTGATGCTTCTTAACTGCTTAAATTTCCCCATCAAACTGCTTTCTCCACTTTACTTTTTTTGCTATTTTATTTAATAAACCTTTCTCTTATTGTTTGtggaaaattaaaataaaattatttCAAGGTTTCTGCGCTGAAACATGCCTGGTCCCATAACAACTTTCTCTGACTTGCATAAAAATGGTCTTATTGATACAATGCAAAGTGTCAACATTTTTTGTGGGCTGTGATTAGGCTGTGTGAATAAAGACAATTTCATCCAGGGAGgcaagaaaattttaaaaaaactatcaGCATATGACTACATTAAAAGATGCGTAGGATTAAGATTGCCGATATAACTTTCTGCTCTGAGGAATGTTACATGGGTAATATATTTTTATTATACTTTTACTCCTACTGCACACTATCAGTACTGGTTAGAGATCCATGGAAAGCTCAACCAGATGCAGAGTGAACTTCATTTTACTctgctctaaaaaaaaaaaatgcactggTACCACAACTTTAGAAAAGCACCCCGTTCTGCACTCCCCAAGAAATCGGAGTAAGAATCCCAAGTTATGTATATTTATGATATGCAGCCTGTAGCCAATAGGAACTGGATTAAGAGTGCCATTGCTGTAAGCAGAAAGTTTATTATCCCATTTGGGACAGATTGAATACTAGATCCCAGAGATGAATGAACACTGTCGATTTACTGTGTTCACCCTATTCCTTTATTTAGGAAGTGAAAGTCTAGGACTGGACATCTAAACATTTATACTTTAGGGCAACCAGTTGAGATTCATATGGCTCTATCAGAAACCGTGCAACACCTTCCTTCATAAAATATAAAAGCTAATAATGTTGAGATCCAAATACAAATATTATGTAGATTTTATTGAATGTTGCTCAAAACCCCAAATAAGGTGTCTCATTACAAAAGAGCTTCACACTGCCATAGGTTTACAGAATGGAATGATTCTCTGGCACAGCATCAGAAAGACTAGTTGAAGAaaaaaaacatacaatattttatgCTTGAATTTCTAATGTTTTCTGTGTATGCATAACTCACTCCCTTTCATGTTACTCGAGGTCTGTAGCATTGTGAGAAGCACATATAAAATAGGAAAAATCTATATTTAAATAGCTGACTAATTTTCTATGTGCAGCACAATCAAAAAATTATTTTTTCAAGTCATAATTTTACCAATTATTTTCACTCTGGTCACAAATGATAAATTCATTTATTCTCTGTGAATTCTAAAAAGTGACATAATAAATTCATGATCAGACAAAGTTACAAATATCATGTGGTCACACAGTAACGTTCAAAGTTCATATCTTTTCCTTTTAACATAATTTACAGCTCATCAAAAAAGCTGGTCTTTTTTGGAAGTATACTGCTGAAGGTTTGCCTTGTGAATGTATTTTTCCCCACACATATTCCAAAATATATATGAAATGCTCCATCACTCCTAGCCTGCAGCTGTTGGCCAGTTGTTGATGCTGGTCATTTGGCACTTGATTTACTGTTCTGAGCATTTTCCACATTGTGGGTATTGTTCTGCAAACTGCCAGCAAGCACCTGGCTCCTCTGGAGCTGCAACTCTTCAAGTTTCTTCCAAAGCTCCTCACGCTCCTGTTCTTTCTTTTTTTCACTGCAAGATTAAACATTAATTTATTAGTGAACAGTGCAATACTAGTACTGGTATTGTGAAGTAGAGTtagagagaattttaaaattaagaaacTGCACTTTATAGTTTTCTGTAATTCATCTTTAATTGCAACTAAAGAGTAAAATATATTAATGGAACTTTTAAAATACGGGCCTCAGAGTTATTTTCTATAAGTTTTCAATATTGACTAGAAATCATCAAATATAAGAAACCATTAAACATTTCTTCACGTAAAAAATACATGTTGCTGGTTTTCTTATAATAAAGTAGCCATACAAAAGGTCTATGACTTTTAAAATGGACATTATTGAAAGTAAGACTGCTATACATTTCCTTAATGTATGATTTTTATTTTGTTGCACAAACACTGCTCAGCTCCAAAAAGGATAATTTTTAACTTTTGTTCTAAATATGTCCATGCAAATTTAGAAGTCAGTGGACAACTGTAAAGATTTTTGTAACTTGCCATCCTAGTGAATAAAAAAAATGAGTGATTAATTTGCAGTGTATTTGCATCATGCTACATAAACACACTCAATCAAACAGTTCTTGCTACTGCACATTGTGACTCCTCAGCTAAAACTAAAATGACCAAAATGGTACATGACACTTCTGTTATTTTATTATTGATCTTCTGCAGCACAGAAATTCAAGACTCGTGGCCAAACTTGGTGGCTCATATTATTAGAAATGAAAATGACAAGTATAATTTTTAAAATGCCACAATTATGGACAATTGAAACAATTACAGCCATTGAAAACAGCTTTTGTCAGGCACTTGGTCAAAAACTTACAGTAGTAGTTATCTATACACAGGCACCACATTTAAATAGCTTCAGCTCATTAGCCATTCATATGTTGTAATACATTTGATGAAAAGGTGGCCTGAGCTTGTCACAAGTCAACTAATGAAGATTGCAACCCAAGAAAGAAAAGAGCAGCCCAGTGGTACAACAGCACGTCAGTGTACAAACATACATCACAAGATGGTAAATGTAGTTCCACAAGATATACACAGCAAGTTCCAGCTGTCAACTGAACTATCAGGAGACAGGCTGAAAGGAGAACAAGGTtcttttccccccctcactctcacaaAGGTGGAAAAGAAAACAAAACAAGAGAGCAGATTGTGCTAAAGAGTTACAGAGGGCCATTTGAAGAAGCAGTAGAACAGCTTGCTTCTCCACACCCTCAATCTGTTTTTTCTCTATGCAGTGAAGAGAGCCAATAAACACTTAGAAAGGGGGAAAATATAAAATAAtaaatggaagatggttgcataccgcTGTCTTTCCGCTTTGTAAGATGCTGTAAGTTCATCGAATAGTGACCCATTCATCTCCATTAATGTTTTTAGTACGTTGTAAACGAGTGCTACAATGGTTCTGTAAAACAAGTTTGCATTTACTTAAATGTACATTATGGTTACACTTATGGAAGTATTTATGGAATCAAGAATAGTGTGAAATAGATGTTGTAAATAAACTGAAAAGGTCTGTAGTCTGATCTTATAGAGTTATCAAAGATGAAAAACAATATAGAATGGTAGATCCAAAACACTAAACTGAGCAATGTAGTTCAAACTAGCAAAGGGTAAAATTAGCAGTGATGTCAAGAAATTTTTCTTCACACAAAAAGTGCTCAACATACAGACTGGCATTCTAGTTAGAGTAATGGAATTAATTAATAAACAGCTGGAAGCTGTGATGGAGGAATAATTGGGTTCTGCATAATGGATGACCTAACTTGGGTGGAATGGCCTCTATCTAGGGATTTTGAACAAAAGTATCAACTTACAAAAAAATACACCTTTCATTTTCTGAAGTTGCAGACGACGACTAAAATGATACCCACTCTTTGAGTCTCTTATATTATCAGGATAGCCTCAAGGAATTGGGGCTATTTacatggctgtgtttgctgacaatgcaaccactaggtggcactgtactagcacatgcgcaaatgcagcctcattcactgaaacatcactgtccgtgacgttcaggcagctgccaggattaaagatggtgctgctcaatttatcacagaaaaacaacttcaacccatggcagcacacaatggacatgtttgatacaCTGAATATTGCTCTaacgtctcatcagaaggacagcacctctgacagtgctgcacaccctcagtaattctgtgaggtttcagtacCATCCCACTCTCCGGTCGCTCACTCCCCCACCACATCCCACtctccggccactcactccccacttcccccccaaccCCGCTCTCCGGCCACTCACACCCTGCATCCCCCGACCCCTCTCTCTGGTCGCTCACTTCCCGTTTCGCCTCAACTCCCATCCCGCTCTCCGGCCACTCACTCGCTGCTTCCCCCACAGCCCGCTCTCCGGcctctcactccccgcttccccaacTCCACCCCATtccactctccggccgctcactccctgcttcccccccaaccctgctctccggccgctcacaCA from Heterodontus francisci isolate sHetFra1 unplaced genomic scaffold, sHetFra1.hap1 HAP1_SCAFFOLD_1570, whole genome shotgun sequence includes these protein-coding regions:
- the LOC137361128 gene encoding serine/threonine-protein phosphatase 2A 56 kDa regulatory subunit alpha isoform-like, with protein sequence MYLGEVEEILDVIEPSQFKKIQEPLFKQIAKCVSNPHFQVAERALYFWNNEYILSLIEDNSDKILPIMFGSLYRISKEHWNPTIVALVYNVLKTLMEMNGSLFDELTASYKAERQREKKKEQEREELWKKLEELQLQRSQVLAGSLQNNTHNVENAQNSKSSAK